A region of Chthoniobacterales bacterium DNA encodes the following proteins:
- a CDS encoding peptide chain release factor 3, whose protein sequence is MPDLEKPPERDTRSNPVAAHEIRRRRTFAIISHPDAGKTTLTEKFLLYGGALQLAGTVTARKDQRATTSDWMELERQRGISVSSTVLQFEYGGCVVNLLDTPGHKDFSEDTYRVLTAVDAAVMVVDAAKGIETQTRKLFEVCRQRGVPIFTFMNKLDRPSRPPLELLDELENVLGIHALPINWPLGSGAEFRGVYDRQASEVHLFERTPKGAYRAPEQVGGVDDPLVKTAMSPDVYTQFRDELDLLDGAGADFDIAEVRAGRLTPVFFGSAMNNFGVQLLLDKFLELAPGPAPRDTANGPVSPDNEAFSGFVFKIQANMNPKHRDRVAFIRIVSGEFKRDMTVAHPRTGKPVRLSNSQRLFAQERETVDSAWAGDVVGLVGNQDFQIGDTLSEDPAVRFDEIPRFAPECFAQIHSASTATGKRFREGLDQLLREGVAQAFELKDSLVRTPLLGAVGPLQFEVLQYRLEGEYGAGCRVETAPWSVARWIRAKDGSNKLPPVTLPTGAKEARDADGNPVALLPNHWGLSYFESKNPDLEISPLPFRAE, encoded by the coding sequence ATGCCAGATTTGGAAAAACCACCCGAGCGGGACACCCGATCCAACCCCGTCGCCGCTCACGAGATTCGCCGTCGGCGCACGTTCGCCATCATCTCGCACCCCGACGCCGGCAAGACCACCCTCACGGAGAAATTCCTCCTCTACGGCGGCGCCCTCCAGCTCGCCGGCACCGTGACCGCCCGCAAGGACCAGCGCGCCACCACGAGCGACTGGATGGAACTCGAGCGCCAGCGCGGCATCTCGGTCAGCTCGACCGTGCTGCAGTTCGAATACGGCGGCTGCGTCGTGAACCTGCTCGATACTCCCGGTCACAAGGATTTCTCCGAGGACACCTACCGCGTGCTCACCGCCGTGGACGCGGCGGTAATGGTCGTCGACGCCGCCAAGGGTATCGAGACGCAGACCCGCAAGCTCTTCGAGGTCTGCCGTCAGCGCGGCGTGCCCATCTTCACCTTCATGAACAAGCTCGACCGGCCCTCGCGTCCGCCGCTGGAGCTGCTGGACGAACTCGAAAACGTCCTCGGCATTCACGCGCTGCCCATCAACTGGCCGCTCGGCAGCGGCGCGGAATTCCGCGGCGTTTACGATCGCCAGGCCAGCGAGGTGCATCTCTTCGAGCGCACGCCCAAAGGCGCCTACCGTGCGCCGGAACAGGTCGGCGGCGTCGACGATCCGCTCGTGAAAACCGCGATGTCGCCCGACGTTTACACGCAATTTCGCGACGAGCTCGACCTCCTCGACGGCGCCGGTGCCGACTTCGACATCGCCGAGGTGCGCGCCGGCCGCCTCACGCCCGTGTTCTTCGGCAGCGCGATGAACAATTTCGGCGTCCAGCTCCTCCTCGACAAGTTTCTCGAGCTCGCGCCCGGTCCCGCTCCGCGCGACACCGCCAATGGCCCGGTAAGTCCCGACAACGAGGCCTTCTCCGGCTTCGTCTTCAAGATCCAGGCCAACATGAACCCGAAGCACCGCGACCGCGTCGCCTTCATCCGCATCGTTTCGGGCGAGTTCAAGCGCGACATGACTGTCGCCCACCCGCGCACCGGCAAGCCCGTGCGCCTTTCGAACTCCCAGCGCCTTTTCGCGCAGGAACGCGAGACCGTGGACAGCGCCTGGGCCGGCGACGTCGTCGGCCTCGTAGGCAACCAGGATTTCCAGATCGGCGATACGCTCAGCGAGGATCCCGCCGTGCGCTTCGACGAGATTCCGCGGTTCGCGCCGGAGTGCTTCGCCCAGATTCACAGTGCCAGCACGGCGACCGGCAAGCGCTTCCGCGAGGGTCTCGATCAACTCCTCCGCGAAGGCGTCGCCCAGGCCTTTGAATTGAAGGACAGCCTCGTCCGCACGCCCCTGCTCGGCGCGGTCGGCCCCCTGCAATTCGAGGTGCTCCAGTATCGCCTCGAGGGCGAATACGGCGCCGGCTGCCGCGTAGAGACGGCGCCGTGGAGCGTGGCGCGCTGGATTCGCGCAAAGGACGGATCGAACAAGCTCCCGCCCGTCACCCTGCCGACGGGCGCGAAAGAAGCCCGGGATGCGGATGGCAACCCCGTGGCGCTCCTCCCCAATCACTGGGGCTTGAGCTATTTCGAGAGCAAGAATCCCGATCTCGAAATTTCGCCGCTCCCCTTCCGCGCGGAATGA